One region of Flavobacterium sp. GSB-24 genomic DNA includes:
- a CDS encoding glycoside hydrolase family 2 TIM barrel-domain containing protein has product MKRLLTTLLLTYSFLGFGQNLISNVPNRNITSLNGVWNYIIDPYQTGFYSFHLDQYDKQEKPAKGAFFTNYHAQNKQELVEYDFDKSPTITIPSDWNSQVTELKYYEGNVWFKKSFDYNLATNKRLFLYLGAINYKADVYLNGKKLGTHIGGFTPFNYEVTSIVKPKDNYLVIKVDNTRHKEDVPTVNTDWWNYGGITRDITLIEEENSFVEDYTIQLKKNNASIISGFIKINNFNSAQNQVSIAIPELKINYKGKIAAGGILNFEIPVKKISYWSPENPKLYDVTIDFNRHTLNDKIGFRTIETQGDKILLNGKPIFLRGISIHEENAKGGRANSEEDALRLLNWAKELGCNYVRLAHYPHNENMVREADKMGLMVWEEIPVYWTVEFTNKETYQNAEDQLTASIIRDKNRASIIIWSMANETPISDARNTFITNLAAHTRVLDNTRLISAALLTKKETIDDPIGEILDVVAFNQYLGWYGGNLEDAEKITWKSKYNKPIIVSEFGGDAKQGFHGEKNERWTEEYQEYLYIQNLKMIEKIPHLSGLSPWILVDFRSPKRLLPGIQDGYNRKGLISNDGNKKKAFYIMQDWYAKKKNE; this is encoded by the coding sequence ATGAAAAGACTATTAACCACATTACTCCTTACCTATTCCTTTCTGGGATTTGGACAAAATTTAATCTCAAACGTTCCAAACCGAAATATCACTTCATTAAACGGCGTTTGGAATTACATTATAGATCCTTATCAAACGGGATTTTACAGCTTTCACCTTGACCAATACGACAAACAGGAAAAACCAGCAAAAGGCGCATTTTTCACTAATTACCATGCTCAAAACAAACAGGAGCTGGTAGAATATGATTTTGATAAATCGCCAACTATTACTATTCCTAGCGATTGGAATTCGCAGGTTACGGAACTGAAATATTATGAAGGAAATGTTTGGTTCAAAAAGTCTTTCGATTATAATCTGGCAACTAATAAACGTCTGTTTTTATATTTGGGCGCCATCAACTACAAAGCTGATGTTTATTTAAACGGGAAAAAACTAGGAACTCACATTGGTGGTTTTACGCCTTTTAATTATGAGGTTACTTCAATTGTAAAACCAAAAGACAATTATTTGGTTATAAAAGTGGATAATACGCGCCATAAAGAAGATGTTCCAACTGTAAATACCGATTGGTGGAATTATGGCGGAATTACTCGTGATATAACTTTAATTGAGGAAGAAAATTCATTTGTTGAAGATTATACGATTCAGCTTAAAAAGAATAATGCCAGTATTATTTCTGGATTCATTAAAATCAATAATTTTAACTCGGCACAAAATCAGGTTTCGATTGCTATTCCTGAATTGAAGATTAATTACAAAGGAAAAATTGCTGCCGGCGGTATTTTAAACTTTGAAATTCCTGTGAAAAAAATCTCTTATTGGTCGCCTGAAAATCCGAAATTATACGATGTTACAATTGATTTTAACAGACATACATTAAATGATAAAATTGGTTTTAGAACAATTGAAACACAGGGAGATAAAATTTTATTAAATGGAAAACCAATCTTTTTAAGAGGAATTTCAATTCACGAAGAAAACGCTAAAGGCGGACGCGCTAATTCTGAAGAAGATGCATTGCGTTTATTGAATTGGGCAAAAGAACTAGGCTGCAACTATGTTCGTTTGGCACATTATCCGCATAACGAAAACATGGTTAGAGAGGCGGATAAAATGGGATTAATGGTTTGGGAAGAAATTCCAGTTTACTGGACGGTAGAATTTACTAACAAAGAAACTTATCAAAATGCTGAAGATCAATTAACGGCTTCTATCATCAGAGATAAAAACAGAGCTTCGATTATTATTTGGTCAATGGCGAATGAAACACCAATCTCAGATGCGAGAAATACATTTATCACAAATTTGGCCGCACATACAAGAGTACTAGATAATACGAGATTAATCAGCGCGGCTTTATTAACTAAAAAAGAAACAATTGATGACCCAATTGGAGAAATATTGGATGTTGTAGCTTTTAATCAGTACTTAGGCTGGTACGGCGGTAATCTTGAAGATGCTGAAAAAATAACATGGAAATCGAAATATAATAAGCCTATTATTGTTTCTGAATTTGGAGGAGATGCTAAGCAAGGTTTTCACGGAGAAAAGAACGAACGCTGGACAGAAGAATATCAGGAATATTTATACATTCAGAACTTAAAAATGATCGAAAAAATTCCCCACTTAAGCGGATTAAGTCCATGGATTTTAGTTGATTTTAGATCTCCAAAACGTCTTCTTCCCGGTATTCAGGATGGATACAATCGTAAAGGATTAATTTCAAACGATGGTAATAAAAAGAAAGCTTTTTACATTATGCAGGACTGGTACGCCAAAAAGAAAAACGAATAA
- a CDS encoding DUF2911 domain-containing protein: protein MKKLSLLAVTLFAAFTVQAQDIVKFAPLDASPVDISYFPNKAVKFKKTDNPNPVVKVIYARPSVKGRTIFGDIVKFGEVWRVGANENTEVKFYKAVTIGGKNIPAGTYSLFAIPEKDKWTIIINKELDLWGAYAYDQSKDVVRVSVPVKSVSETIEALSIAFTTQGSVANLVIGWDKTTVELPITIK, encoded by the coding sequence ATGAAAAAATTAAGTTTACTGGCAGTTACTTTATTTGCTGCCTTCACAGTTCAAGCTCAAGACATAGTAAAGTTTGCTCCACTTGATGCGAGTCCGGTTGACATTTCTTATTTCCCAAACAAAGCAGTAAAATTCAAAAAAACAGATAATCCAAATCCAGTTGTCAAAGTTATTTACGCTAGACCTTCTGTAAAAGGACGTACAATTTTTGGAGATATTGTGAAATTTGGAGAAGTTTGGAGAGTTGGTGCTAATGAAAATACAGAGGTAAAATTCTACAAAGCAGTAACAATTGGCGGTAAAAATATTCCAGCAGGAACTTACAGCTTATTTGCTATTCCTGAAAAAGATAAATGGACTATCATTATCAACAAAGAATTGGATTTATGGGGCGCTTATGCTTATGACCAAAGTAAAGATGTTGTAAGAGTTTCAGTTCCTGTTAAATCCGTAAGCGAAACGATCGAGGCTTTATCTATTGCGTTTACAACTCAGGGTTCTGTTGCTAACTTAGTTATAGGATGGGATAAAACAACTGTTGAATTACCAATTACGATTAAATAA
- a CDS encoding glycoside hydrolase family 88 protein codes for MKNVSFISLILGFASLVTACKPGINPQAKTTSASTQKLETRYKMLLDYPVDSMSMPRSMNIKTLEIRKVPSKDWTSGFFAGNLWQLYRLTGDSKYKEQAQKWTPFSKKESVNSNSHDVGFKVFCSFGEALKVENKKEYEAVIIKGAETLCTRFNPKVGSIRSWDFNKEIWDYPVIIDNMMNLELLFEASKLSGNNKYRDVAIQHANTTLKNQFRADNSCYHVIDYNPTTGEVRKKTTLQGYNDDSVWARGQGWAVYGFTMSYRYTKDPAYLKQAEATAKFFMTNKNLPEDGIPYWDFKDPSIPNAARDVSAAMVMASALYELYDYTKNDAYVAFADKMMASVQTDKYILDTTIKAPFLFDHSTGNWPKHDEIDEPIIYADYYFLEALIKVQRLKGSK; via the coding sequence ATGAAGAATGTCAGTTTCATTTCTTTAATTCTTGGGTTTGCATCGCTGGTAACAGCGTGCAAGCCCGGAATTAATCCTCAAGCAAAAACAACCTCAGCAAGTACACAAAAATTGGAAACGCGTTACAAAATGTTACTCGATTATCCAGTCGATTCGATGTCTATGCCTAGAAGTATGAATATAAAAACTCTTGAGATTCGCAAAGTGCCATCGAAAGATTGGACCAGCGGTTTTTTTGCTGGAAATCTTTGGCAATTGTACCGACTTACAGGCGATTCAAAATATAAAGAACAAGCTCAAAAATGGACTCCTTTCAGCAAAAAGGAAAGTGTCAACAGTAATTCGCATGACGTAGGTTTTAAAGTGTTTTGCAGTTTTGGAGAAGCTCTAAAAGTGGAAAACAAGAAAGAGTACGAAGCGGTAATTATTAAAGGCGCTGAAACTTTGTGTACAAGGTTCAATCCAAAAGTGGGTTCGATTCGTTCTTGGGATTTCAACAAGGAAATTTGGGATTATCCAGTTATTATCGACAATATGATGAATCTAGAATTGCTTTTTGAAGCTTCAAAGTTATCTGGAAACAATAAATACCGTGATGTAGCGATTCAGCATGCTAATACAACTTTAAAAAACCAGTTTAGAGCAGATAACTCTTGTTATCACGTTATCGATTATAATCCAACAACTGGCGAAGTCAGAAAGAAAACTACGCTTCAAGGTTACAATGACGATTCGGTTTGGGCGCGCGGTCAAGGTTGGGCCGTTTACGGATTTACGATGTCCTACCGATATACAAAAGATCCTGCCTATTTAAAACAAGCCGAAGCGACAGCAAAGTTTTTTATGACAAATAAAAACCTGCCAGAAGATGGAATTCCGTATTGGGATTTTAAAGATCCGAGTATTCCAAATGCAGCTCGCGATGTTTCTGCAGCAATGGTTATGGCGTCAGCATTATATGAGCTGTACGATTATACTAAAAATGATGCTTATGTGGCTTTCGCCGATAAAATGATGGCTTCGGTACAAACCGATAAATACATTTTAGACACCACAATTAAAGCGCCTTTTCTTTTTGACCATAGTACAGGAAATTGGCCCAAACACGATGAAATTGACGAACCAATAATCTACGCCGATTATTATTTTCTAGAAGCATTAATAAAGGTGCAAAGGCTCAAAGGTTCAAAGTAA
- a CDS encoding RagB/SusD family nutrient uptake outer membrane protein codes for MKKYIALLCLGTMTFFSCSDLEEKPVGIIRPDNFFNNTDDLQAAVNGAFANIAHNNYWGREFTIALMLRDDMADIGDRTTQAARIDVNDMSMNDTNALVANFWPQSYVIITAANQAIEGAKKTPGDPAKVNAIVAQAYFARAFTYYHLVRLFGDIPYVDFVVNDVAQVNSLSKTKEADVYPKIIADLEFAKQWLDDKPKVKAVPGKGTAAGYLASVYLTLGNYQKAYDEAKYVITNEAKFGLGLDADFQDLFNATKTASLKEPLFTVDFNNLTSGNYGQDYTAFFTGSLKDDSYSYGQGFSVAVPSLKVFQTWDQRDYRRAVSFDTIIRKKTGPGGSLQIYPSSDNEKAPRPHIAKYFRFPGKAGANGRTSQHNYITMRFAEVLLTAAEALNEINPGTTEADGYVNRVRARARNKAGKLVSFPANVTPGLSQTDFRKMVIDERRLELAFEYIRWYDIKRLKNGPEVFGPNGLEPHPNFDPNRDYLWPLPGTELAINPNLKPNNPGY; via the coding sequence ATGAAAAAATATATAGCTCTTCTTTGCTTAGGAACAATGACTTTCTTCAGTTGTTCTGATCTGGAAGAAAAACCAGTAGGAATTATTCGTCCAGATAATTTTTTTAACAATACAGATGATTTACAAGCCGCTGTAAACGGAGCCTTTGCCAATATTGCCCACAATAATTATTGGGGAAGAGAATTTACAATTGCCTTAATGCTTCGCGATGATATGGCAGATATTGGCGACAGAACTACTCAGGCCGCGCGTATCGATGTAAATGATATGAGTATGAATGATACTAATGCGCTTGTTGCAAACTTTTGGCCGCAGTCGTACGTAATAATTACCGCAGCCAATCAAGCTATTGAAGGCGCTAAGAAAACACCTGGCGATCCTGCAAAAGTAAATGCAATTGTGGCTCAGGCTTATTTTGCAAGAGCTTTTACGTACTATCATTTGGTTCGCCTTTTTGGAGATATTCCATATGTTGATTTTGTTGTAAATGATGTGGCGCAGGTAAACTCTTTAAGTAAAACCAAAGAAGCAGATGTTTACCCAAAAATAATTGCCGATTTAGAATTTGCAAAACAATGGCTGGATGATAAACCAAAAGTAAAAGCAGTGCCAGGAAAAGGTACAGCAGCCGGTTATTTAGCATCTGTTTATCTGACTTTAGGCAATTACCAAAAAGCCTATGATGAAGCCAAATATGTAATTACAAACGAAGCCAAATTTGGTTTAGGTTTAGATGCTGATTTTCAAGATTTGTTTAATGCCACAAAAACAGCTTCACTTAAAGAACCTTTATTTACAGTTGATTTTAACAACTTAACTTCTGGAAATTACGGTCAGGATTATACAGCATTTTTTACAGGATCTTTAAAAGATGACAGTTACAGCTACGGACAAGGGTTTTCTGTTGCCGTTCCATCTTTAAAAGTATTTCAAACTTGGGATCAAAGAGATTATAGAAGAGCCGTAAGTTTTGATACGATTATCAGAAAGAAAACTGGTCCAGGCGGTTCACTGCAAATTTATCCTTCAAGCGATAATGAGAAAGCGCCTCGTCCGCATATTGCAAAATATTTCCGTTTCCCAGGAAAAGCTGGTGCAAACGGAAGAACTTCGCAGCACAATTACATTACAATGCGTTTTGCAGAAGTTCTACTAACGGCTGCTGAAGCTTTAAACGAAATCAATCCCGGAACAACAGAAGCTGACGGCTATGTAAACCGTGTTCGTGCAAGAGCGAGAAACAAAGCTGGAAAACTGGTTTCTTTTCCTGCAAACGTAACTCCGGGGCTTTCTCAGACAGATTTTAGAAAAATGGTTATTGACGAAAGAAGATTAGAATTAGCATTCGAATACATCAGATGGTATGACATCAAAAGACTAAAAAATGGTCCTGAAGTATTTGGTCCGAATGGTCTTGAACCTCATCCAAATTTTGATCCAAACAGAGATTATTTATGGCCATTGCCTGGAACTGAATTGGCAATCAATCCGAATCTAAAACCAAATAATCCTGGGTATTAA
- a CDS encoding glycoside hydrolase family 2 TIM barrel-domain containing protein has product MNKPNKTFSIFALFVLFQICLSSFAQTKRNINDNWLYLENHTSNLNEAEKASNWISLNLPHTWNAEDATDLYPGYRRDASWYQKKLDIPQIDKNRVYSLYFEGSNVTTKVYVNGKEAGSHIGGYIGFSIDITNFIKEGNNDIFVRVDNSYDIEIIPSQKSDFFIYGGITRDVWLVSKYKNHIENIKITTPEVSAKKASVQIVSTFVNSDNSKDLSLTITLKNPKGKKVASKTIPVTDKTSTVTFENIKNPELWDTEKPNLYKLSAVLSEKNQIKDSVSEKVGFRWFEFKDHGPFYLNGKRLLIRGTHRHEEQAGVGAAMSNEQHWADMKSIKEMGANFVRLAHYPQDPEIYKACDELGLLVWDELPWCRGGIGNDVWKTTTKNMLEEIITQNYNHPSIIIWSLGNEINWLPDFPDGDNADKTNVFLNELNEIAHKLDPTRKTAIRKYYEGSHIVDVFSPSIWSGWYSGSYKSYQKAIDVYKKEYKHFIHAEYGGDSHVGRHSENPITGENVIKAEGWEEAIVQTKIANIAQIGDWSENYIVDLFDWHLHISENDPTFVGNIQWAFKDFATPLRPEDDIPYMNQKGLTDRNGNPKDAYYVFKSYWAKEPFTYIESHTWTERQGPENTPRTISVFSNCEKVTLLHNGKSLGEKQRNLALYPANGLTWDVNFKKGENILIAIGKNKDGKTVSDTIKVNYRFNKNDTASSLQLSSEKLKNGNYLVTAIAIDNNNLRCLDYEASVYFQCMKGGKTLKNQGTPTGSESVRMANGKASIEVVPDGSGNPIEMTALNQSFKGEYLKISVE; this is encoded by the coding sequence ATGAATAAACCGAATAAAACTTTTTCAATTTTTGCGCTTTTTGTTTTGTTTCAAATTTGTCTGAGCAGTTTTGCTCAGACAAAAAGAAACATTAATGACAACTGGCTTTATTTAGAAAATCATACTTCAAACCTCAACGAAGCCGAAAAAGCTTCAAACTGGATTTCTCTTAATTTACCACATACTTGGAACGCCGAAGATGCAACCGATTTATATCCGGGTTACAGACGCGATGCCAGCTGGTATCAGAAGAAACTAGACATTCCGCAAATCGATAAAAACCGTGTTTATTCCTTATATTTTGAAGGTTCAAATGTTACCACAAAAGTATATGTAAACGGAAAAGAAGCTGGTTCGCATATTGGCGGATATATTGGCTTTTCAATTGACATTACCAACTTTATTAAAGAAGGAAACAACGATATTTTTGTTCGAGTTGATAATAGTTACGACATCGAAATTATCCCGTCTCAAAAGAGTGATTTCTTTATTTATGGTGGAATCACACGCGATGTGTGGCTAGTTTCGAAATACAAAAATCATATCGAAAATATAAAAATTACAACTCCTGAAGTTTCTGCCAAAAAAGCTTCGGTGCAAATCGTTTCTACTTTTGTTAATTCAGATAATTCAAAAGATTTATCATTAACCATAACACTCAAAAATCCGAAAGGAAAAAAAGTGGCAAGTAAAACAATTCCTGTTACCGATAAAACTTCGACAGTCACTTTCGAAAATATCAAAAATCCAGAACTTTGGGATACCGAAAAACCTAATTTATATAAACTAAGTGCTGTTTTATCAGAAAAAAATCAAATTAAGGACAGTGTTTCTGAAAAAGTAGGTTTTAGATGGTTTGAATTTAAAGATCATGGTCCGTTTTACCTTAACGGAAAACGTTTGCTAATTCGCGGTACACATCGTCATGAAGAGCAAGCCGGAGTTGGCGCTGCTATGAGCAACGAACAGCATTGGGCCGATATGAAATCAATCAAAGAAATGGGTGCTAATTTTGTTCGCTTAGCACATTATCCGCAAGATCCTGAAATATATAAAGCTTGTGATGAACTTGGCCTTTTGGTTTGGGATGAACTGCCTTGGTGCCGTGGCGGAATTGGTAACGATGTCTGGAAAACGACTACCAAAAACATGCTTGAGGAAATCATTACTCAAAACTATAATCATCCCAGCATTATTATCTGGTCTCTTGGAAACGAAATCAATTGGCTTCCAGACTTTCCTGACGGTGATAATGCAGATAAAACCAACGTTTTTTTAAATGAACTAAACGAGATTGCTCATAAACTGGATCCAACTAGAAAAACGGCGATTAGAAAATATTACGAAGGATCGCATATTGTGGATGTTTTTTCACCTTCGATTTGGTCTGGCTGGTATTCTGGAAGTTATAAAAGCTACCAAAAAGCAATTGATGTTTACAAAAAAGAATACAAACATTTCATTCACGCTGAATATGGCGGAGACAGTCATGTTGGACGTCATAGCGAAAATCCAATTACAGGCGAAAATGTAATAAAAGCTGAAGGATGGGAAGAAGCCATTGTACAGACTAAAATCGCTAACATTGCGCAAATTGGCGATTGGAGCGAAAACTATATAGTTGATTTGTTTGACTGGCATTTACATATATCCGAGAATGATCCAACGTTTGTGGGAAATATTCAATGGGCATTTAAGGATTTTGCAACGCCATTACGCCCAGAAGACGATATTCCGTATATGAACCAAAAAGGATTAACAGACCGAAACGGAAACCCGAAAGATGCTTATTATGTTTTTAAAAGTTATTGGGCAAAAGAGCCTTTTACATACATAGAATCGCATACGTGGACAGAAAGACAAGGTCCAGAAAATACTCCGAGAACGATCAGTGTTTTTAGTAACTGCGAGAAAGTGACTTTACTTCATAACGGAAAATCTCTTGGCGAAAAACAAAGAAATCTTGCGCTATATCCTGCAAATGGCTTAACTTGGGATGTCAATTTTAAAAAAGGAGAAAATATCCTAATTGCTATTGGTAAAAATAAAGATGGTAAAACGGTTTCGGATACTATAAAAGTGAATTATCGTTTCAATAAAAATGACACGGCCTCTTCTTTGCAATTATCTTCAGAAAAATTGAAGAATGGGAATTATCTGGTAACAGCAATTGCAATTGACAACAATAATTTACGCTGTCTGGATTATGAAGCGAGTGTTTATTTTCAATGTATGAAAGGCGGTAAAACGTTAAAAAATCAAGGAACGCCAACGGGAAGTGAATCTGTAAGAATGGCAAACGGAAAGGCTTCTATTGAAGTTGTTCCAGACGGTTCAGGCAATCCGATTGAAATGACGGCACTAAATCAGAGTTTTAAAGGGGAATATTTAAAGATTTCTGTTGAGTAA
- a CDS encoding TonB-dependent receptor yields the protein MFTNQKNKPFKWCLLVSFLLVNFMMNAQERKVTGKVTSSEDLLGLPGANVYIKNSSVGASADMDGNYTVIVSEKNAVLVFNFVGFQTVEIPVGNKTVINVSLKPDTKALDEVIVVGYGTRKKSDITGSVSSVTAKELTAFPLLNAEQALQGRAAGVSVMTNNGGEPGAPVKIRVRGGTSINASGDALIVVDGFAGVSMPAPQDIASIEVLKDASATAIYGSRGSNGVIMVTTKKGKPGKPVIEFSNSTSIQSVNNKLHLLNADQFAAYRQSFTTHTQGPANTDWQDVIYRDGMISNTQLSFSGGSDNVRYYVSGTYFNQDGVVINSGIDKYTIVGNLEADLSPKFKVGLNTFTSKQNKEGIISQTGAGGTGAAGVIAAAYRFMPDKGIYNADGTYTTTAPIGDDIDNPYATAMENILETVSIVNRSNFFAQYQITKDLDFKTTLGLTDNNSQTGRFIPSTLIAGKNIKGEASVNNTRFSSFLTENYLTFKREIIEKGILTVLGGYSYQKNKNESSYAASRGFLTNTNSYRNLGAGTVFLKPDSNLSETELISAFGRLNFDYDDKYLLTFTARRDGSSSFSKNYKYGTFPSGAIGWNIGKENFLKDSKTVSNLKLRASYGATGNPSIGAYSTLSRFSEIYDVSGDVIVNAVQLTSLDNPNLKWETSYQQDYGIDLGLFDNRISITADYYKTITKDLLFNRPLPGISGIASQLQNVGELENKGWELGINTKNFIGADFTWSTNFNISSNKNKVLKLADNKDLLINSAPGHFLATESQILRVGQPVGSFFGFIYDGVIQQGEAVLPGNFETAAGGEKFRDYNGDGKLDSQDKTIIGNPNPDFIFGFNNDFTYKNLDLNIFFQGSQGNQILNYTLMELASGNNNATTEVLDAWTPTNTDTNVPANAARTKRITSRFVYDGSYIRLKNISLGYSLDEKIVSKMGLSKVRFYISAQNLWTSTDYPGSDPETNYLNDTNSRSNTNLGLDYGGYPNVRTFTAGFNVKF from the coding sequence ATGTTTACAAACCAAAAAAACAAACCGTTTAAATGGTGTTTACTGGTATCTTTTTTACTGGTAAATTTCATGATGAATGCGCAGGAAAGAAAAGTAACTGGAAAAGTTACTTCGAGCGAAGATTTACTCGGACTTCCTGGGGCGAATGTCTATATTAAAAATTCATCTGTAGGCGCATCTGCAGATATGGACGGAAATTATACTGTTATCGTTTCAGAAAAAAATGCTGTTTTAGTTTTCAATTTTGTCGGATTTCAAACTGTAGAAATTCCAGTTGGAAACAAAACCGTAATCAACGTAAGTTTAAAACCAGATACAAAAGCCCTTGACGAAGTAATTGTAGTAGGTTATGGAACGCGTAAAAAGAGCGACATTACTGGTTCTGTATCTTCTGTAACAGCAAAAGAATTAACCGCGTTTCCACTTTTAAATGCAGAACAAGCTTTGCAAGGTCGTGCTGCAGGTGTTTCTGTAATGACTAATAATGGTGGTGAACCTGGTGCTCCCGTAAAAATCAGGGTGCGTGGCGGAACTTCGATTAATGCCAGCGGTGATGCCCTTATTGTAGTTGATGGTTTTGCAGGAGTTTCGATGCCGGCACCTCAGGATATTGCTTCTATTGAGGTTTTAAAAGATGCTTCGGCTACTGCAATTTACGGATCTCGAGGTTCAAACGGGGTTATCATGGTAACGACTAAAAAAGGAAAACCAGGAAAACCTGTTATTGAATTTAGTAATTCTACTTCGATACAATCAGTAAATAACAAATTACATTTATTAAATGCTGATCAGTTTGCAGCATACAGACAAAGTTTTACAACGCACACACAAGGTCCTGCGAATACAGACTGGCAGGATGTTATTTACCGAGATGGAATGATTTCGAATACACAATTGTCATTTTCTGGCGGATCTGACAATGTGAGATATTATGTGTCTGGAACGTATTTCAACCAAGATGGAGTTGTAATTAATTCAGGAATTGATAAATACACCATAGTAGGAAATCTTGAAGCTGATTTGTCTCCAAAATTCAAAGTCGGTTTAAATACTTTTACAAGCAAACAAAACAAAGAAGGAATTATCAGCCAGACAGGAGCTGGAGGAACTGGTGCTGCGGGTGTAATCGCAGCTGCGTACAGATTTATGCCCGACAAAGGAATTTACAATGCTGACGGAACTTACACCACAACAGCTCCAATTGGGGATGATATTGACAATCCGTACGCTACGGCAATGGAAAATATTCTGGAAACAGTTTCTATTGTAAACAGAAGCAATTTCTTTGCCCAGTATCAGATTACAAAAGATCTTGATTTTAAAACCACTTTAGGTTTAACCGATAATAATTCGCAGACGGGAAGATTTATTCCTTCTACTTTAATTGCTGGAAAAAACATCAAAGGAGAAGCTTCTGTAAACAACACCAGATTTTCTTCTTTCCTAACAGAAAACTATCTGACTTTCAAACGTGAAATTATTGAAAAAGGAATTTTGACGGTTCTTGGCGGGTATTCCTATCAAAAAAATAAAAATGAAAGTTCATATGCTGCTTCAAGAGGATTTTTAACCAATACCAATTCGTATCGAAATTTAGGCGCTGGAACTGTATTTTTAAAACCAGATTCTAATTTATCTGAAACGGAATTGATTTCTGCTTTCGGAAGGTTGAATTTTGATTATGACGATAAGTATTTACTAACTTTTACAGCCAGACGAGACGGTTCTTCAAGCTTTAGTAAAAACTACAAATACGGAACTTTTCCTTCTGGTGCAATTGGATGGAACATAGGAAAAGAGAATTTCCTAAAAGATAGCAAAACGGTCTCAAATCTAAAATTAAGAGCGAGTTATGGAGCAACTGGAAACCCTTCAATTGGCGCCTACTCTACTTTATCGCGATTCTCTGAAATTTATGACGTGAGCGGTGACGTAATCGTAAATGCGGTGCAATTAACTTCTTTGGATAATCCAAATTTGAAATGGGAAACTTCTTATCAGCAGGATTACGGAATTGATTTAGGTTTGTTTGATAACCGAATCAGTATTACGGCAGATTATTATAAAACAATTACTAAAGATCTATTGTTTAACAGACCTTTACCTGGCATTTCAGGAATTGCTTCACAGCTGCAAAACGTTGGGGAGTTAGAAAATAAAGGATGGGAATTAGGAATTAATACCAAAAACTTCATTGGTGCCGATTTTACTTGGTCAACGAATTTTAATATTTCATCCAACAAAAATAAAGTACTAAAACTAGCTGATAATAAAGATCTTTTAATCAACTCTGCTCCAGGCCACTTCTTGGCAACTGAATCTCAGATTTTGAGAGTAGGTCAGCCAGTTGGTTCTTTCTTCGGATTTATTTATGACGGCGTAATTCAGCAAGGTGAAGCGGTGTTGCCAGGAAATTTTGAAACAGCTGCAGGAGGAGAAAAATTCAGAGATTACAATGGCGACGGAAAATTAGATTCTCAGGACAAAACAATCATCGGAAATCCAAACCCAGATTTCATCTTCGGATTCAACAATGATTTCACTTATAAAAATCTGGATTTGAATATCTTTTTCCAAGGTTCACAAGGCAATCAAATCTTAAACTATACTTTGATGGAATTAGCCTCGGGAAATAACAATGCTACAACTGAGGTTTTAGATGCTTGGACACCAACAAATACAGATACAAATGTTCCTGCAAATGCTGCCAGAACCAAAAGAATCACTTCTAGATTTGTGTATGATGGAAGTTACATTCGTTTGAAAAACATCTCTTTAGGATATAGTTTAGATGAAAAAATTGTTTCGAAAATGGGATTAAGTAAAGTTCGTTTTTACATCAGTGCACAAAACCTTTGGACAAGTACAGATTATCCTGGTTCAGATCCTGAAACAAATTACTTAAACGACACCAATTCAAGAAGTAATACCAATTTAGGATTGGATTATGGAGGATATCCGAACGTGAGAACATTTACAGCAGGATTTAATGTGAAATTTTAA